Proteins encoded within one genomic window of Pithys albifrons albifrons isolate INPA30051 chromosome 9, PitAlb_v1, whole genome shotgun sequence:
- the NKX2-3 gene encoding homeobox protein Nkx-2.3, translating into MMLPSPVTSTPFSVKDILNLEQQQDPHYGAQLPHDLEHHFPPAACLLAAADGARFSDGEEEEEEEKISYLSPMAAPGSQADARISADNYVHAVLRGSCDASGPGGELDPAIRDPKSCVLKKPLDVAEKTEEAERPKQRSRRKPRVLFSQAQVFELERRFKQQRYLSAPEREHLASSLKLTSTQVKIWFQNRRYKCKRQRQDKSLELGGPAAPPPPRRVAVPVLVRDGKPCLGGSQGYSSAYNGPYSYNGFPAYGYGNASYNPGYGCTYPAGTGGPSMQAACSPAAAAGPFVNVGGLGGFSGGGQPLHQAAAGPSCGQGALQGIRAW; encoded by the exons ATGATGTTACCGAGCCCCGTCACCTCCACACCTTTCTCTGTCAAGGACATCCTcaacctggagcagcagcaggacccgCACTATGGGGCCCAGCTCCCGCACGACTTGGAGCACCATTTCCCGCCCGCCGCCTGCTTGCTGGCGGCCGCCGACGGCGCTCGCTTCTCCGACGgcgaggaggaagaggaggaggagaagattTCCTACCTGAGCCCCATGGCAGCGCCTGGCAGTCAGGCGGACGCGCGGATCTCCGCCGACAACTACGTTCACGCCGTGCTGCGTGGCTCCTGCGACGCCTCCGGCCCGGGAGGAGAGCTGGACCCCGCGATCCGCGACCCAA AGAGCTGCGTCCTGAAGAAGCCGCTGGACGTGGCGGAGAAGACGGAGGAGGCGGAGAGGCCGAAGCAGCGGAGCCGGAGGAAGCCGCGCGTCCTCTTCTCTCAGGCGCAGGTCTTCGAGCTGGAGCGTCGGTTTAAGCAGCAGCGTTACCTGTCAGCGCCCGAGCGGGAACACCTAGCCAGCAGCCTCAAGCTCACCTCCACGCAGGTGAAGATCTGGTTCCAGAACCGGCGCTACAAGTGCAAGCGGCAGCGGCAGGACAAGTCGCTGGAGCTgggcggccccgcggccccgccacCGCCACGCAGGGTGGCCGTGCCCGTGCTGGTCCGCGATGGTAAGCCGTGCCTCGGCGGTTCGCAGGGGTACAGCTCAGCATACAACGGGCCCTATTCCTACAATGGCTTCCCCGCCTACGGCTACGGCAACGCCTCCTACAACCCCGGCTACGGCTGCACCTACCCGGCGGGCACCGGCGGCCCCTCCATGCAAGCCGCCTGTAGCCCGGCGGCGGCCGCCGGCCCCTTCGTGAACGTGGGCGGCCTGGGGGGCTTCAGCGGCGGCGGCCAGCCGTTGCACCAGGCGGCGGCAGGGCCGTCCTGCGGCCAGGGCGCATTGCAAGGCATTCGGGCCTGGTAG